One window of Salmo salar chromosome ssa11, Ssal_v3.1, whole genome shotgun sequence genomic DNA carries:
- the LOC106562310 gene encoding AP-2 complex subunit alpha-2 isoform X1: MPAVSKGDGMRGLGVFISDIRNCKSKEAEIKRINKELANIRSKFKGDKALDGYSKKKYVCKLLFIFLLGHDIDFGHMEAVNLLSSNKYTEKQIGYLFISVLVNSNSDLISLINNALKNDLSSRNPTFMNLALHCIANVGSREMAEAFAAEVPRILVAGDTMDSVKQSAALCLLRLNRTSPDLVLMGEWTARVVHLLNDQHLGVVTAATSLITTLAQKSPEDFKTSVSLAVARLSRIVSSASTDLQDYTYYFVAAPWLSVKLLRLLQCYPPPEDGAIRGRLTECLETILNKAQEPPKSKKVQHSNAKNAVLFEAISLIIHHDSEPTLLVRACNQLGQFLQHRETNLRYLALESMCTLASSEFSHEAVKTHIETVINALKSERDVSVRQRAVDLLYAMCDRSNAKQIVAEMLSYLETADYSIREEIVLKVAILAEKYAVDYTWYVDTILNLIRFAGDYVSDEVWYRVIQIVINRDEVQGYAAKTVFEALQAPACHENLVKVGGYILGEFGNLIAGDSRSSPLIQFDLLHSKFHLCSVPTRALLLSAYIKFINLFPEVKGTIQEVLRSDSQLRNADVELQQRAVEYLRLSCIASTDILATVLEEMPPFPERESSILAKLKRKKGPGNLHPDLDENRKERSANGGTADHSSTTSNAKSSPLSFVGDLLAPALTAPPTNRPRPVSSSYLLQAPLTPMPPQASAVPVLLSAGPLFQVAASPTPSTDLLGLGSTITTQNSAPPASKGTSLLVDVFSENIAAFPVETPVAVGPVADENFSSFLPNTPQVAYANATLPTAEEPEDKFVCKNNGVLYENQLLQIGLKSEFRQNLGRMYVFFGNKTSTQFMNFAASVVCQDTLQAQLNVHAKPADPTVDGGAQLQQILNIECMSDFVDAPVLNIQFRYGGTLQSIAVKLPITLNKFFQPTEMTSQEFFQRWKQLGAPQQEVQKIFKAKHSMDTEVTKAKIMGFGAALLDGVDPNPSNFVGAGVIHTKTTQVGCLLRLEPNTQAQMYRLTLRTSRDTVSQRLCDLLSEQF, encoded by the exons ATGCCTGCAGTCTCTAAAGGAGATGGAATGCGTGGCCTCGGTGTGTTTATATCGGACATTAGGAACT GTAAAAGTAAAGAAGCAGAGATCAAGAGAATTAACAAAGAGTTGGCCAACATCCGCTCTAAATTTAAAG GAGACAAAGCACTAGATGGATACAGTAAGAAGAAATATGTGTGCAAGCTGCTTTTCATATTCCTTCTTGGCCATGACATCGACTTTGGCCACATGGAGGCAGTCAACCTGCTCAGTTCCAACAAGTACACAGAGAAACAAATT GGTTACCTGTTCATCTCAGTGTTGGTCAACTCAAACAGTGACCTCATCAGCCTTATCAACAATGCCCTAAAGAATGACCTGTCCAGCAGGAATCCCACTTTCATGAACCTGGCCTTGCACTGCATTGCAAATGTGGGCAGCAGGGAGATGGCTGAGGCTTTTGCAGCTGAGGTGCCCCGCATTCTGGTGGCTGG GGACACTATGGACAGTGTGAAGCAGAGTGCTGCCCTGTGCCTACTGCGTCTCAACAGGACCTCTCCAGACCTAGTGCTCATGGGCGAGTGGACCGCCCGGGTGGTTCATCTGCTTAATGACCAGCACCTG GGTGTGGTGACCGCTGCCACCAGCCTGATTACCACACTGGCACAGAAGAGCCCAGAGGACTTCAAGACCTCTGTCTCCTTGGCTGTAGCCAGACTCAGCAGG ATCGTCTCCTCGGCCTCCACTGACCTGCAGGACTACACCTACTATTTTGTTGCAGCTCCTTGGCTTTCTGTCAAGCTCCTGCGTCTCCTACAGTGCTATCCTCCGCCTG AGGATGGTGCGATCCGGGGCCGTCTGACCGAATGTCTGGAAACCATCCTGAACAAGGCCCAGGAGCCTCCCAAGTCGAAGAAGGTGCAGCACTCCAACGCTAAGAACGCTGTGCTGTTTGAGGCCATCAGTCTAATCATCCACCATGACAG CGAGCCCACTCTGCTGGTGCGGGCCTGTAACCAGCTGGGCCAGTTCCTCCAGCACCGGGAGACTAACCTGCGCTACCTGGCCTTGGAGAGCATGTGCACCCTAGCCAGCTCCGAGTTCTCCCATGAGGCCGTTAAGACGCACATCGAGACGGTCATAAATGCCCTCAAA TCGGAGAGAGATGTCAGTGTGCGTCAGCGTGCTGTGGACCTGCTCTATGCAATGTGTGACCGCAGCAACGCCAAACAGATTGTAGCAGAGATGCTCAGCTACCTGGAGACGGCAGACTATTCCATCAGAGAGGAGATA GTGCTAAAGGTGGCCATCCTGGCAGAGAAGTATGCAGTTGACTACACCTGGTATGTTGACACCATCCTCAACCTGATCCGCTTCGCTGGGGACTATGTCAGTGACGAGGTCTGGTACCGCGTCATCCAGATCGTTATCAACAGAGATGAAGTGCAAGGTTATGCTGCCAAGACAGTGTTCGAG GCACTCCAGGCCCCAGCCTGCCATGAAAACCTGGTAAAGGTCGGAGGGTACATTCTAGGGGAGTTTGGGAACTTGATAGCAGGAGATTCAAGGTCAAG TCCACTCATCCAGTTTGACCTGCTCCACTCCAAGTTTCACCTGTGCTCGGTGCCCACCCGGGCTTTGCTGCTCTCAGCCTACATCAAGTTCATCAACCTGTTCCCTGAGGTGAAGGGCACCATCCAGGAGGTGTTGCGCTCAGACAGCCAGCTCCGCAATGCAGACGTTGAGCTACAGCAGCGTGCTGTGGAGTACCTGCGCCTCAGCTGCATCGCCAGCACTGACATACTG GCCACGGTGTTGGAAGAGATGCCTCCCTTCCCTGAGAGGGAGTCCTCTATACTGGCCAAACTCAAGAGGAAGAAGGGACCAGGAAACCTGCATCCTGATTTGGATGAGAACCGCAAAGAACGCAGTGCCAATGGGGGTACTGCAGACCATAGCAGCACTACCTCAAATGCCAAG AGCTCTCCACTCTCGTTTGTTGGGGATCTTCTGGCCCCCGCCTTGACCGCACCCCCCACCAACCGGCCACGTCCGGTCTCCTCTTCCTACCTCCTGCAGGCCCCCCTCACCCCCATGCCCCCCCAGGCCTCTGCTGTCCCTGTGCTGCTCTCTGCTGGGCCCCTCTTTCAG GTGGCCGCATCCCCCACTCCCTCCACAGACCTGCTTGGCCTGGGCAGCACCATCACCACTCAAAACTCTGCCCCTCCTGCCTCCAAGGGGACAAGCCTGCTGGTGGATGTTTTCTCTGAAAACATAGCAGCCTTTCCTGTAGAGACACCAGTGGCAGTGGGGCCTGTTGCAGATGAGAACTTCTCCAG TTTCCTGCCGAATACTCCACAAGTAGCATATGCCAACGCCACTCTGCCCACAGCAGAGGAACCTGAAGACAA GTTTGTGTGCAAGAACAATGGTGTCCTATACGAGAACCAGCTCCTCCAGATCGGCCTGAAGTCTGAATTCAGACAGAATTTGG GTCGGATGTATGTGTTCTTTGGTAACAAGACATCAACCCAGTTCATGAATTTCGCTGCCTCTGTGGTCTGCCAAGATACTCTGCAGGCTC AACTGAATGTCCATGCCAAGCCTGCAGACCCCACTGTGGACGGGGGTGCACAACTACAGCAGATACTCAACATTGAGTGTATGTCTGACTTTGTGGATGCACCAGTGCTCAACATTCAGTTTAG GTACGGGGGAACTCTCCAGAGCATTGCTGTTAAACTGCCTATTACTTTAAACAAGTTTTTCCAGCCTACAGAGATGACATCGCAGGAGTTCTTTCAGCGCTGGAAACAACTTGGAGC CCCTCAGCAAGAGGTACAAAAGATTTTCAAAGCAAAGCATTCCATGGACACAGAGGTTACCAAAGCCAAG ATAATGGGCTTTGGTGCTGCTTTGCTGGATGGGGTAGATCCAAACCCCTCCAACTTTGTGGGCGCTGGTGTCATCCATACGAAGACCACCCAGGTTGGCTGCCTCTTGAGACTGGAGCCTAATACTCAAGCACAG ATGTACCGCTTAACACTAAGGACAAGCAGAGATACTGTGTCACAGCGCCTGTGTGATCTGCTCTCAGAACAATTCTGA
- the LOC106562310 gene encoding AP-2 complex subunit alpha-2 isoform X2, whose product MPAVSKGDGMRGLGVFISDIRNCKSKEAEIKRINKELANIRSKFKGDKALDGYSKKKYVCKLLFIFLLGHDIDFGHMEAVNLLSSNKYTEKQIGYLFISVLVNSNSDLISLINNALKNDLSSRNPTFMNLALHCIANVGSREMAEAFAAEVPRILVAGDTMDSVKQSAALCLLRLNRTSPDLVLMGEWTARVVHLLNDQHLGVVTAATSLITTLAQKSPEDFKTSVSLAVARLSRIVSSASTDLQDYTYYFVAAPWLSVKLLRLLQCYPPPEDGAIRGRLTECLETILNKAQEPPKSKKVQHSNAKNAVLFEAISLIIHHDSEPTLLVRACNQLGQFLQHRETNLRYLALESMCTLASSEFSHEAVKTHIETVINALKSERDVSVRQRAVDLLYAMCDRSNAKQIVAEMLSYLETADYSIREEIVLKVAILAEKYAVDYTWYVDTILNLIRFAGDYVSDEVWYRVIQIVINRDEVQGYAAKTVFEALQAPACHENLVKVGGYILGEFGNLIAGDSRSSPLIQFDLLHSKFHLCSVPTRALLLSAYIKFINLFPEVKGTIQEVLRSDSQLRNADVELQQRAVEYLRLSCIASTDILATVLEEMPPFPERESSILAKLKRKKGPGNLHPDLDENRKERSANGGTADHSSTTSNAKSSPLSFVGDLLAPALTAPPTNRPRPVSSSYLLQAPLTPMPPQASAVPVLLSAGPLFQVAASPTPSTDLLGLGSTITTQNSAPPASKGTSLLVDVFSENIAAFPVETPVAVGPVADENFSRFVCKNNGVLYENQLLQIGLKSEFRQNLGRMYVFFGNKTSTQFMNFAASVVCQDTLQAQLNVHAKPADPTVDGGAQLQQILNIECMSDFVDAPVLNIQFRYGGTLQSIAVKLPITLNKFFQPTEMTSQEFFQRWKQLGAPQQEVQKIFKAKHSMDTEVTKAKIMGFGAALLDGVDPNPSNFVGAGVIHTKTTQVGCLLRLEPNTQAQMYRLTLRTSRDTVSQRLCDLLSEQF is encoded by the exons ATGCCTGCAGTCTCTAAAGGAGATGGAATGCGTGGCCTCGGTGTGTTTATATCGGACATTAGGAACT GTAAAAGTAAAGAAGCAGAGATCAAGAGAATTAACAAAGAGTTGGCCAACATCCGCTCTAAATTTAAAG GAGACAAAGCACTAGATGGATACAGTAAGAAGAAATATGTGTGCAAGCTGCTTTTCATATTCCTTCTTGGCCATGACATCGACTTTGGCCACATGGAGGCAGTCAACCTGCTCAGTTCCAACAAGTACACAGAGAAACAAATT GGTTACCTGTTCATCTCAGTGTTGGTCAACTCAAACAGTGACCTCATCAGCCTTATCAACAATGCCCTAAAGAATGACCTGTCCAGCAGGAATCCCACTTTCATGAACCTGGCCTTGCACTGCATTGCAAATGTGGGCAGCAGGGAGATGGCTGAGGCTTTTGCAGCTGAGGTGCCCCGCATTCTGGTGGCTGG GGACACTATGGACAGTGTGAAGCAGAGTGCTGCCCTGTGCCTACTGCGTCTCAACAGGACCTCTCCAGACCTAGTGCTCATGGGCGAGTGGACCGCCCGGGTGGTTCATCTGCTTAATGACCAGCACCTG GGTGTGGTGACCGCTGCCACCAGCCTGATTACCACACTGGCACAGAAGAGCCCAGAGGACTTCAAGACCTCTGTCTCCTTGGCTGTAGCCAGACTCAGCAGG ATCGTCTCCTCGGCCTCCACTGACCTGCAGGACTACACCTACTATTTTGTTGCAGCTCCTTGGCTTTCTGTCAAGCTCCTGCGTCTCCTACAGTGCTATCCTCCGCCTG AGGATGGTGCGATCCGGGGCCGTCTGACCGAATGTCTGGAAACCATCCTGAACAAGGCCCAGGAGCCTCCCAAGTCGAAGAAGGTGCAGCACTCCAACGCTAAGAACGCTGTGCTGTTTGAGGCCATCAGTCTAATCATCCACCATGACAG CGAGCCCACTCTGCTGGTGCGGGCCTGTAACCAGCTGGGCCAGTTCCTCCAGCACCGGGAGACTAACCTGCGCTACCTGGCCTTGGAGAGCATGTGCACCCTAGCCAGCTCCGAGTTCTCCCATGAGGCCGTTAAGACGCACATCGAGACGGTCATAAATGCCCTCAAA TCGGAGAGAGATGTCAGTGTGCGTCAGCGTGCTGTGGACCTGCTCTATGCAATGTGTGACCGCAGCAACGCCAAACAGATTGTAGCAGAGATGCTCAGCTACCTGGAGACGGCAGACTATTCCATCAGAGAGGAGATA GTGCTAAAGGTGGCCATCCTGGCAGAGAAGTATGCAGTTGACTACACCTGGTATGTTGACACCATCCTCAACCTGATCCGCTTCGCTGGGGACTATGTCAGTGACGAGGTCTGGTACCGCGTCATCCAGATCGTTATCAACAGAGATGAAGTGCAAGGTTATGCTGCCAAGACAGTGTTCGAG GCACTCCAGGCCCCAGCCTGCCATGAAAACCTGGTAAAGGTCGGAGGGTACATTCTAGGGGAGTTTGGGAACTTGATAGCAGGAGATTCAAGGTCAAG TCCACTCATCCAGTTTGACCTGCTCCACTCCAAGTTTCACCTGTGCTCGGTGCCCACCCGGGCTTTGCTGCTCTCAGCCTACATCAAGTTCATCAACCTGTTCCCTGAGGTGAAGGGCACCATCCAGGAGGTGTTGCGCTCAGACAGCCAGCTCCGCAATGCAGACGTTGAGCTACAGCAGCGTGCTGTGGAGTACCTGCGCCTCAGCTGCATCGCCAGCACTGACATACTG GCCACGGTGTTGGAAGAGATGCCTCCCTTCCCTGAGAGGGAGTCCTCTATACTGGCCAAACTCAAGAGGAAGAAGGGACCAGGAAACCTGCATCCTGATTTGGATGAGAACCGCAAAGAACGCAGTGCCAATGGGGGTACTGCAGACCATAGCAGCACTACCTCAAATGCCAAG AGCTCTCCACTCTCGTTTGTTGGGGATCTTCTGGCCCCCGCCTTGACCGCACCCCCCACCAACCGGCCACGTCCGGTCTCCTCTTCCTACCTCCTGCAGGCCCCCCTCACCCCCATGCCCCCCCAGGCCTCTGCTGTCCCTGTGCTGCTCTCTGCTGGGCCCCTCTTTCAG GTGGCCGCATCCCCCACTCCCTCCACAGACCTGCTTGGCCTGGGCAGCACCATCACCACTCAAAACTCTGCCCCTCCTGCCTCCAAGGGGACAAGCCTGCTGGTGGATGTTTTCTCTGAAAACATAGCAGCCTTTCCTGTAGAGACACCAGTGGCAGTGGGGCCTGTTGCAGATGAGAACTTCTCCAG GTTTGTGTGCAAGAACAATGGTGTCCTATACGAGAACCAGCTCCTCCAGATCGGCCTGAAGTCTGAATTCAGACAGAATTTGG GTCGGATGTATGTGTTCTTTGGTAACAAGACATCAACCCAGTTCATGAATTTCGCTGCCTCTGTGGTCTGCCAAGATACTCTGCAGGCTC AACTGAATGTCCATGCCAAGCCTGCAGACCCCACTGTGGACGGGGGTGCACAACTACAGCAGATACTCAACATTGAGTGTATGTCTGACTTTGTGGATGCACCAGTGCTCAACATTCAGTTTAG GTACGGGGGAACTCTCCAGAGCATTGCTGTTAAACTGCCTATTACTTTAAACAAGTTTTTCCAGCCTACAGAGATGACATCGCAGGAGTTCTTTCAGCGCTGGAAACAACTTGGAGC CCCTCAGCAAGAGGTACAAAAGATTTTCAAAGCAAAGCATTCCATGGACACAGAGGTTACCAAAGCCAAG ATAATGGGCTTTGGTGCTGCTTTGCTGGATGGGGTAGATCCAAACCCCTCCAACTTTGTGGGCGCTGGTGTCATCCATACGAAGACCACCCAGGTTGGCTGCCTCTTGAGACTGGAGCCTAATACTCAAGCACAG ATGTACCGCTTAACACTAAGGACAAGCAGAGATACTGTGTCACAGCGCCTGTGTGATCTGCTCTCAGAACAATTCTGA
- the LOC106562310 gene encoding AP-2 complex subunit alpha-2 isoform X4 has product MPAVSKGDGMRGLGVFISDIRNCKSKEAEIKRINKELANIRSKFKGDKALDGYSKKKYVCKLLFIFLLGHDIDFGHMEAVNLLSSNKYTEKQIGYLFISVLVNSNSDLISLINNALKNDLSSRNPTFMNLALHCIANVGSREMAEAFAAEVPRILVAGDTMDSVKQSAALCLLRLNRTSPDLVLMGEWTARVVHLLNDQHLGVVTAATSLITTLAQKSPEDFKTSVSLAVARLSRIVSSASTDLQDYTYYFVAAPWLSVKLLRLLQCYPPPEDGAIRGRLTECLETILNKAQEPPKSKKVQHSNAKNAVLFEAISLIIHHDSEPTLLVRACNQLGQFLQHRETNLRYLALESMCTLASSEFSHEAVKTHIETVINALKSERDVSVRQRAVDLLYAMCDRSNAKQIVAEMLSYLETADYSIREEIVLKVAILAEKYAVDYTWYVDTILNLIRFAGDYVSDEVWYRVIQIVINRDEVQGYAAKTVFEALQAPACHENLVKVGGYILGEFGNLIAGDSRSSPLIQFDLLHSKFHLCSVPTRALLLSAYIKFINLFPEVKGTIQEVLRSDSQLRNADVELQQRAVEYLRLSCIASTDILATVLEEMPPFPERESSILAKLKRKKGPGNLHPDLDENRKERSANGGTADHSSTTSNAKVAASPTPSTDLLGLGSTITTQNSAPPASKGTSLLVDVFSENIAAFPVETPVAVGPVADENFSRFVCKNNGVLYENQLLQIGLKSEFRQNLGRMYVFFGNKTSTQFMNFAASVVCQDTLQAQLNVHAKPADPTVDGGAQLQQILNIECMSDFVDAPVLNIQFRYGGTLQSIAVKLPITLNKFFQPTEMTSQEFFQRWKQLGAPQQEVQKIFKAKHSMDTEVTKAKIMGFGAALLDGVDPNPSNFVGAGVIHTKTTQVGCLLRLEPNTQAQMYRLTLRTSRDTVSQRLCDLLSEQF; this is encoded by the exons ATGCCTGCAGTCTCTAAAGGAGATGGAATGCGTGGCCTCGGTGTGTTTATATCGGACATTAGGAACT GTAAAAGTAAAGAAGCAGAGATCAAGAGAATTAACAAAGAGTTGGCCAACATCCGCTCTAAATTTAAAG GAGACAAAGCACTAGATGGATACAGTAAGAAGAAATATGTGTGCAAGCTGCTTTTCATATTCCTTCTTGGCCATGACATCGACTTTGGCCACATGGAGGCAGTCAACCTGCTCAGTTCCAACAAGTACACAGAGAAACAAATT GGTTACCTGTTCATCTCAGTGTTGGTCAACTCAAACAGTGACCTCATCAGCCTTATCAACAATGCCCTAAAGAATGACCTGTCCAGCAGGAATCCCACTTTCATGAACCTGGCCTTGCACTGCATTGCAAATGTGGGCAGCAGGGAGATGGCTGAGGCTTTTGCAGCTGAGGTGCCCCGCATTCTGGTGGCTGG GGACACTATGGACAGTGTGAAGCAGAGTGCTGCCCTGTGCCTACTGCGTCTCAACAGGACCTCTCCAGACCTAGTGCTCATGGGCGAGTGGACCGCCCGGGTGGTTCATCTGCTTAATGACCAGCACCTG GGTGTGGTGACCGCTGCCACCAGCCTGATTACCACACTGGCACAGAAGAGCCCAGAGGACTTCAAGACCTCTGTCTCCTTGGCTGTAGCCAGACTCAGCAGG ATCGTCTCCTCGGCCTCCACTGACCTGCAGGACTACACCTACTATTTTGTTGCAGCTCCTTGGCTTTCTGTCAAGCTCCTGCGTCTCCTACAGTGCTATCCTCCGCCTG AGGATGGTGCGATCCGGGGCCGTCTGACCGAATGTCTGGAAACCATCCTGAACAAGGCCCAGGAGCCTCCCAAGTCGAAGAAGGTGCAGCACTCCAACGCTAAGAACGCTGTGCTGTTTGAGGCCATCAGTCTAATCATCCACCATGACAG CGAGCCCACTCTGCTGGTGCGGGCCTGTAACCAGCTGGGCCAGTTCCTCCAGCACCGGGAGACTAACCTGCGCTACCTGGCCTTGGAGAGCATGTGCACCCTAGCCAGCTCCGAGTTCTCCCATGAGGCCGTTAAGACGCACATCGAGACGGTCATAAATGCCCTCAAA TCGGAGAGAGATGTCAGTGTGCGTCAGCGTGCTGTGGACCTGCTCTATGCAATGTGTGACCGCAGCAACGCCAAACAGATTGTAGCAGAGATGCTCAGCTACCTGGAGACGGCAGACTATTCCATCAGAGAGGAGATA GTGCTAAAGGTGGCCATCCTGGCAGAGAAGTATGCAGTTGACTACACCTGGTATGTTGACACCATCCTCAACCTGATCCGCTTCGCTGGGGACTATGTCAGTGACGAGGTCTGGTACCGCGTCATCCAGATCGTTATCAACAGAGATGAAGTGCAAGGTTATGCTGCCAAGACAGTGTTCGAG GCACTCCAGGCCCCAGCCTGCCATGAAAACCTGGTAAAGGTCGGAGGGTACATTCTAGGGGAGTTTGGGAACTTGATAGCAGGAGATTCAAGGTCAAG TCCACTCATCCAGTTTGACCTGCTCCACTCCAAGTTTCACCTGTGCTCGGTGCCCACCCGGGCTTTGCTGCTCTCAGCCTACATCAAGTTCATCAACCTGTTCCCTGAGGTGAAGGGCACCATCCAGGAGGTGTTGCGCTCAGACAGCCAGCTCCGCAATGCAGACGTTGAGCTACAGCAGCGTGCTGTGGAGTACCTGCGCCTCAGCTGCATCGCCAGCACTGACATACTG GCCACGGTGTTGGAAGAGATGCCTCCCTTCCCTGAGAGGGAGTCCTCTATACTGGCCAAACTCAAGAGGAAGAAGGGACCAGGAAACCTGCATCCTGATTTGGATGAGAACCGCAAAGAACGCAGTGCCAATGGGGGTACTGCAGACCATAGCAGCACTACCTCAAATGCCAAG GTGGCCGCATCCCCCACTCCCTCCACAGACCTGCTTGGCCTGGGCAGCACCATCACCACTCAAAACTCTGCCCCTCCTGCCTCCAAGGGGACAAGCCTGCTGGTGGATGTTTTCTCTGAAAACATAGCAGCCTTTCCTGTAGAGACACCAGTGGCAGTGGGGCCTGTTGCAGATGAGAACTTCTCCAG GTTTGTGTGCAAGAACAATGGTGTCCTATACGAGAACCAGCTCCTCCAGATCGGCCTGAAGTCTGAATTCAGACAGAATTTGG GTCGGATGTATGTGTTCTTTGGTAACAAGACATCAACCCAGTTCATGAATTTCGCTGCCTCTGTGGTCTGCCAAGATACTCTGCAGGCTC AACTGAATGTCCATGCCAAGCCTGCAGACCCCACTGTGGACGGGGGTGCACAACTACAGCAGATACTCAACATTGAGTGTATGTCTGACTTTGTGGATGCACCAGTGCTCAACATTCAGTTTAG GTACGGGGGAACTCTCCAGAGCATTGCTGTTAAACTGCCTATTACTTTAAACAAGTTTTTCCAGCCTACAGAGATGACATCGCAGGAGTTCTTTCAGCGCTGGAAACAACTTGGAGC CCCTCAGCAAGAGGTACAAAAGATTTTCAAAGCAAAGCATTCCATGGACACAGAGGTTACCAAAGCCAAG ATAATGGGCTTTGGTGCTGCTTTGCTGGATGGGGTAGATCCAAACCCCTCCAACTTTGTGGGCGCTGGTGTCATCCATACGAAGACCACCCAGGTTGGCTGCCTCTTGAGACTGGAGCCTAATACTCAAGCACAG ATGTACCGCTTAACACTAAGGACAAGCAGAGATACTGTGTCACAGCGCCTGTGTGATCTGCTCTCAGAACAATTCTGA